A DNA window from Streptomyces asoensis contains the following coding sequences:
- the infA gene encoding translation initiation factor IF-1, giving the protein MTKHRNVVEVEGRVVECLRSAMFTVELENGHQVLAHISGKIRKNYIKIMLEDRVLVELPPYDLTRGRIVFRYRN; this is encoded by the coding sequence ATGACGAAGCACAGGAACGTCGTCGAGGTCGAGGGCAGGGTCGTCGAGTGCCTGCGCAGCGCCATGTTCACCGTGGAGCTCGAGAACGGCCACCAGGTGCTCGCGCACATCAGCGGGAAGATCCGCAAGAACTACATCAAGATCATGCTGGAGGACCGGGTGCTCGTGGAGCTGCCGCCGTACGACCTCACGCGCGGCCGGATCGTGTTCCGCTACCGCAACTGA
- a CDS encoding sulfite exporter TauE/SafE family protein — MSAVVLALAAGAAIGLALGALGGGGSVLAVPALIYLLGFSPVGATTASLVIVSITSVTALVAHARDGHARWRTGLLFAAAGTGPAMAGALLAGRLPAGALTAAFGVVAGAAAVRMLRAAPAAQGVVTVRPGRAAAAGAGLGAVTGVLGVGGGFLAVPALVGVLGMRMRHAVGTSLLVITVNSLAALTMRAGTVEELDWTVVGPFVGAAILGAWDGKRLAAKISGQTLQRIFAVVLLAVAAFMMIDALR, encoded by the coding sequence GTGAGCGCCGTCGTCCTCGCCCTGGCCGCCGGGGCCGCGATCGGCCTGGCGCTCGGCGCGCTGGGCGGCGGTGGCAGCGTCCTGGCCGTCCCCGCGCTGATCTACCTGCTCGGCTTCTCCCCCGTCGGCGCGACGACCGCGAGCCTGGTCATCGTCAGCATCACCTCGGTCACCGCCCTCGTCGCGCACGCCCGGGACGGACACGCGCGGTGGCGCACCGGCCTGCTCTTCGCGGCGGCCGGGACCGGCCCGGCGATGGCCGGCGCCCTGCTCGCCGGACGCCTCCCGGCGGGGGCGCTCACGGCCGCGTTCGGGGTGGTCGCGGGAGCGGCCGCCGTGCGTATGCTGCGCGCGGCCCCGGCGGCACAGGGCGTGGTGACCGTCCGGCCGGGGCGGGCGGCCGCGGCCGGTGCCGGCCTCGGCGCGGTCACCGGAGTCCTCGGCGTCGGCGGCGGCTTCCTCGCCGTACCGGCGCTGGTCGGGGTCCTCGGCATGCGGATGCGCCACGCGGTGGGCACCAGCCTGCTCGTCATCACCGTCAACTCCCTGGCCGCGCTGACCATGCGGGCCGGTACGGTCGAGGAGCTCGACTGGACGGTCGTCGGCCCCTTCGTCGGGGCCGCGATCCTCGGCGCGTGGGACGGCAAGCGGCTGGCCGCGAAGATCTCGGGGCAGACGCTGCAACGGATCTTCGCCGTGGTGCTGCTGGCCGTGGCGGCCTTCATGATGATCGACGCGCTGCGATGA
- a CDS encoding rhodanese-like domain-containing protein, translated as MSIFRRDRVGPGRVSVGEAARRTGHADTRGGADAVLLDVREPHEWQAGHAPRAVHLPLSALAAGAGLPAPAQARPLVVICRSGNRSRQAAELLLARGADAVDVVGGMRDWSAAGLPVVDARGQDGTVA; from the coding sequence ATGAGCATCTTCCGACGGGACCGGGTCGGCCCGGGGCGCGTGAGCGTGGGGGAGGCGGCCCGGCGCACCGGGCACGCCGACACCCGGGGCGGCGCCGACGCCGTACTGCTGGACGTACGCGAGCCCCACGAGTGGCAGGCGGGCCACGCACCTAGAGCGGTGCACCTTCCCCTGTCCGCCCTGGCCGCCGGGGCGGGGCTGCCCGCACCCGCCCAGGCACGGCCGCTGGTCGTGATCTGCCGCTCCGGCAACCGCTCGCGGCAGGCCGCCGAACTGCTCCTCGCCCGCGGCGCCGACGCCGTCGACGTGGTCGGCGGGATGCGGGACTGGTCCGCCGCCGGGCTGCCGGTGGTGGACGCGCGCGGACAGGACGGCACCGTCGCGTGA
- a CDS encoding GNAT family N-acetyltransferase, with translation MDTKPFTSGPGESAVLVTRVADRQWHALEDDLVVGRGHAQHRPDGRLFVSVDAWHDTAFDRLAAALVAHLPAPLHTVVDEADTALTARWLRAGFTVRRREGEYAVPTDPEVTGLGAVLPPPGVTIVPAGRTDEALLRAVDRAIRDEVKASVGWWSMPAEVIPRPGGDTLVDPSKYTVAASPDRYLGLIRVAPVKRPRIGLVAVRAGERRRGLARALLAHELGRLHDCGVGTAWVEIQESNRAAAALFEGIGARQQSSNLELVR, from the coding sequence ATGGACACCAAGCCCTTCACCTCCGGCCCGGGCGAGAGCGCGGTGCTGGTCACGCGCGTCGCGGACAGGCAGTGGCACGCGCTGGAGGACGACCTGGTGGTCGGCCGCGGGCACGCCCAGCACCGGCCCGACGGACGTCTGTTCGTCAGCGTCGACGCCTGGCACGACACCGCCTTCGACCGGCTCGCCGCAGCCCTGGTGGCGCACCTGCCCGCACCGCTGCACACGGTGGTCGACGAAGCCGACACCGCATTGACGGCCCGCTGGCTGCGGGCCGGTTTCACGGTCCGGCGCCGCGAGGGGGAATACGCCGTCCCGACCGACCCGGAGGTCACGGGGCTCGGAGCGGTCCTGCCGCCCCCGGGTGTGACGATCGTGCCGGCCGGGCGGACCGACGAGGCTCTGCTGCGGGCCGTGGACCGGGCGATCCGTGACGAGGTCAAGGCGAGCGTCGGCTGGTGGTCGATGCCCGCGGAGGTGATTCCTCGTCCCGGGGGCGACACCCTCGTCGACCCCTCGAAGTACACGGTGGCGGCCTCGCCGGACCGTTACCTCGGCCTGATCCGGGTGGCGCCGGTGAAACGGCCGCGCATCGGCCTCGTCGCGGTGCGGGCCGGCGAGCGGCGCCGGGGCCTCGCGCGGGCCCTGCTCGCCCACGAGCTGGGGAGGCTGCACGACTGCGGGGTCGGCACGGCCTGGGTCGAGATCCAGGAGTCGAACCGGGCGGCGGCCGCGCTCTTCGAGGGCATCGGCGCGCGGCAGCAGAGCAGCAACCTGGAGCTGGTGCGATGA
- a CDS encoding metal-sensitive transcriptional regulator, whose amino-acid sequence MELELEGADLKSVLNRLRRAQGQISGVIRMIEEGRDCEDVVTQLAAASRALDRAGFAIIATGLQQCVADMDSGRANGEDPKAMRARLEKLFLSLA is encoded by the coding sequence GTGGAACTGGAGCTCGAGGGCGCGGACCTGAAGTCCGTGCTGAACCGGCTGCGCCGGGCGCAGGGTCAGATCTCCGGGGTGATCCGGATGATCGAGGAGGGGCGCGACTGCGAGGACGTGGTCACGCAGCTGGCCGCCGCCTCGCGTGCGCTGGACCGGGCCGGATTCGCGATCATCGCGACGGGCTTGCAGCAGTGTGTGGCGGACATGGACTCCGGGCGCGCGAACGGTGAGGACCCGAAGGCGATGCGCGCCCGCCTGGAGAAGCTGTTCCTGTCCCTGGCCTGA
- a CDS encoding DUF5994 family protein gives MTATIEPTITKERLPSASARLSLTPAGSVPGLLDGAWWPRSRDLLREIPALTDALDACWGRITHVTVNPTHWPVIPRKVPVTGHTVHVGWFAAEQDPNKVILLSYSVGRLDLLVIPPETDPAAAARLAAAATSPGGVRTAGALIADEAAIHNAAQTQSREEEWETDGGAASAGGAAIAVSRSAPRR, from the coding sequence ATGACCGCGACCATCGAACCCACGATCACCAAAGAGCGCCTGCCTTCGGCGTCGGCCCGGCTGTCCCTGACCCCGGCCGGTTCGGTTCCAGGTCTCCTGGACGGCGCATGGTGGCCCCGCTCCCGTGATCTCCTCCGCGAGATCCCCGCTCTGACCGACGCACTGGACGCGTGCTGGGGCCGCATCACGCACGTCACCGTGAACCCGACCCACTGGCCCGTCATCCCCCGCAAGGTCCCCGTCACGGGCCACACGGTGCATGTCGGCTGGTTCGCCGCCGAGCAGGACCCGAACAAGGTGATCCTCCTCTCCTACTCGGTGGGCCGCCTGGACCTGCTGGTGATCCCTCCGGAGACGGACCCGGCCGCCGCCGCCCGGCTGGCGGCAGCGGCGACCTCTCCGGGAGGTGTCCGCACCGCCGGCGCTCTGATCGCCGACGAGGCCGCCATCCACAACGCGGCACAGACGCAGAGCCGGGAAGAGGAATGGGAGACCGACGGCGGAGCCGCTTCGGCCGGCGGAGCCGCGATCGCAGTCTCGCGTTCCGCCCCGAGGCGGTGA
- a CDS encoding rhodanese-like domain-containing protein: MRNSPAPAALDTRQARARLHELTVIDVRTPAEYASGHLPGALNIPLDHVRHALPEIRHAAERGDVLVVCASGARSGTARELLAGHGIAAATLTGGTGAWAAEGQDLHTPAAGAARAGWGMERQVRFTAGLLVLLGLALGLLVHPALLLIPAGIAGGLVFSALTGTCGMAALLGRLPHNRPRPADLDAVLTALRGR, encoded by the coding sequence ATGCGCAATTCCCCCGCCCCCGCCGCCCTCGACACCCGCCAGGCCCGTGCCCGGCTGCACGAGCTGACCGTCATCGACGTGCGCACGCCCGCCGAGTACGCCTCCGGTCACCTGCCCGGCGCCCTCAACATCCCGCTGGACCACGTGCGTCATGCGCTGCCGGAGATACGGCACGCCGCCGAGCGCGGCGACGTCCTCGTCGTGTGCGCCTCCGGGGCCCGCTCCGGCACCGCCCGCGAGCTCCTGGCCGGGCACGGCATCGCCGCCGCGACCCTGACCGGGGGCACCGGCGCCTGGGCCGCCGAGGGCCAGGACCTGCACACGCCGGCGGCCGGCGCCGCGCGGGCCGGGTGGGGCATGGAACGTCAGGTCCGGTTCACGGCCGGTCTGCTGGTGCTCTTGGGCCTCGCCCTGGGCCTGCTCGTGCACCCGGCCCTCCTGCTGATCCCCGCGGGCATCGCGGGCGGACTGGTCTTCTCGGCCCTCACCGGCACCTGCGGCATGGCGGCCCTGCTCGGCAGGCTGCCGCACAACCGCCCGCGTCCGGCCGACCTCGACGCCGTGCTCACCGCCCTCCGGGGCCGCTGA
- a CDS encoding MBL fold metallo-hydrolase, with amino-acid sequence MFFVDTIEVSGLGNRSYLAGGARAAVAVDPPRDAARVLAAAARRGVRISHVVETHVHNDYVSGGPELARLTGAAHLVPAAARVRFAHTPVSDGDRAGIDPADGLTLRAIATPGHTPHHTSYALEEEGTAVAVFTGGSLLIGTVGRPDLVEPRLTEELARAQHASAHRLAAELPDETAVLPTHGFGSFCSSGRAGGGDTTIGKEKASNEALTRDADAFVADLLAGLDDVPAYYTHMGPANAAGAAPVDLTPPATANAGELAERLAAGEWVVDLRHRVAFAEGHLAGSFNFEADGQLATYLAWLVPWGKPVTLLADTPEQLASAQRELVQVGIDRPAAAATGGPADWLRPGESPASFPRATFAGLAERLRDGVVVLDVRRASERAGGFVEGSVHIPVHTLHRRLGEVPEGEVWVHCAGGMRAAIAASLLDAAGRRVVAVDDSFDAAGRAGLAVRTP; translated from the coding sequence GTGTTCTTCGTCGACACGATCGAGGTGTCCGGACTCGGCAACCGCAGCTACCTGGCGGGCGGCGCCCGCGCGGCGGTCGCGGTCGACCCGCCGCGCGACGCCGCCCGGGTCCTCGCGGCGGCCGCGCGGCGCGGGGTGCGGATCTCGCACGTCGTCGAGACGCACGTGCACAACGACTACGTGAGCGGCGGCCCGGAACTCGCCCGGCTCACCGGCGCCGCCCACCTGGTGCCCGCCGCGGCCCGCGTCCGCTTCGCGCACACCCCGGTGAGCGACGGCGACCGCGCCGGGATCGACCCCGCCGACGGCCTGACCCTGCGCGCGATCGCCACCCCCGGACACACGCCGCACCACACCTCCTACGCACTGGAGGAGGAGGGCACCGCCGTCGCGGTGTTCACCGGCGGCTCGCTGCTCATCGGCACCGTCGGCCGCCCCGACCTGGTGGAGCCGCGACTGACCGAGGAACTGGCCCGCGCCCAGCACGCCTCCGCCCACCGGCTGGCCGCCGAACTGCCCGACGAGACGGCCGTGCTGCCCACGCACGGCTTCGGCAGCTTCTGCTCCTCGGGCAGAGCCGGCGGCGGCGACACGACCATCGGCAAGGAGAAGGCGTCCAACGAGGCACTCACCCGCGACGCCGACGCCTTCGTCGCCGATCTGCTGGCCGGCCTCGACGACGTCCCCGCCTACTACACCCACATGGGCCCGGCCAACGCCGCCGGAGCCGCTCCCGTGGACCTCACCCCGCCCGCCACCGCGAACGCAGGCGAACTGGCGGAGCGGCTGGCGGCCGGGGAGTGGGTCGTGGACCTGCGCCACCGCGTCGCCTTCGCCGAGGGCCACCTGGCGGGCTCCTTCAACTTCGAGGCCGACGGACAGCTCGCCACCTACCTGGCCTGGCTCGTCCCGTGGGGCAAGCCCGTCACCCTGCTCGCCGACACACCCGAACAACTCGCTTCCGCACAGCGGGAGTTGGTCCAAGTGGGGATCGACCGCCCGGCCGCGGCGGCCACCGGGGGACCGGCCGACTGGCTGCGCCCGGGAGAGTCGCCCGCCTCCTTCCCCCGTGCGACGTTCGCCGGTCTCGCGGAGCGCCTCCGTGACGGCGTCGTCGTCCTGGACGTGCGCCGGGCCTCGGAACGGGCCGGCGGCTTCGTCGAGGGCTCGGTCCACATCCCGGTCCACACCCTGCACCGACGCCTCGGCGAGGTTCCCGAGGGCGAGGTCTGGGTGCACTGCGCCGGCGGCATGCGCGCCGCGATCGCCGCCTCCCTGCTGGACGCCGCCGGCCGGCGCGTCGTCGCCGTGGACGACTCCTTCGACGCGGCCGGCAGGGCGGGACTCGCCGTCCGGACCCCGTGA
- a CDS encoding DUF5994 family protein yields the protein MTESDIPHAPRLLPDAIHRAAKPGTVLLRLETTRSRKGHLDGAWWPRSRDIGAELPDLVEALTVHLGPVARVGLDATAWDALPPRLVVGDQVVRVDSFPVGDDTVLITRGDQDHFSLLVVPPHATAEAARAAMARAVRAGNVTDAAQILIDTGTRRAYTVPEDGPASGEERHEPEE from the coding sequence ATGACCGAATCCGACATCCCCCACGCTCCCCGTCTTCTGCCCGACGCGATCCACCGGGCCGCGAAACCCGGGACGGTCCTTCTGCGGCTGGAGACGACACGGTCCAGGAAGGGACATCTCGACGGTGCGTGGTGGCCGCGTTCCCGCGACATCGGTGCCGAGCTGCCCGACCTCGTCGAGGCGCTGACCGTGCACCTCGGCCCCGTCGCACGCGTCGGTCTGGACGCCACCGCCTGGGACGCTCTTCCCCCGCGCCTGGTGGTCGGCGACCAGGTCGTCCGGGTCGACTCCTTTCCGGTGGGTGACGACACCGTCCTGATCACTCGCGGCGACCAGGACCACTTCTCCCTTCTCGTGGTACCGCCGCACGCGACGGCCGAGGCCGCCCGCGCCGCGATGGCCAGGGCTGTCCGGGCCGGCAACGTCACCGATGCCGCACAGATCCTCATCGACACCGGCACGCGTCGGGCATACACGGTCCCCGAGGATGGCCCTGCGAGCGGTGAGGAACGCCACGAGCCCGAGGAATGA
- a CDS encoding magnesium transporter CorA family protein, whose translation MARTRLYRDGSLAEEDFPVRDISRHLEDPSTTVWLDLYRPDRAEFTAVGEELGLHELALEDALHEGQRAKLDTYRTHHFLSVYAVAVDPDSAGLTMSELAVILTPQALITVRKDAAFALDDLVARWDRTPAHAAHGVAFLLHGLLDHVVDGHFAAVRRLDERIEELDALLFAEGGRQMQTVQRQSYALRKSLVRLRRVVLPMREVVNALMRPDLDVVDGPLLPYYRDVYDHVLRAGEWTESLRDLVASVMETNLSVQANRMNLIMKKVTSWAAIIAVPTAITGFYGQNLPYPGFAHQSGFIVSSAVIVVASLTLYFAFKHGDWL comes from the coding sequence GTGGCCCGTACCCGGCTGTACCGCGACGGCTCCCTGGCCGAGGAGGACTTCCCGGTCCGGGACATCTCCCGGCATCTGGAGGATCCGTCCACCACCGTGTGGTTGGACCTGTACCGCCCGGACCGCGCCGAGTTCACGGCCGTGGGCGAGGAACTCGGTCTGCACGAGCTGGCTCTCGAGGACGCTCTGCACGAGGGGCAGCGGGCGAAACTCGACACCTACCGCACCCATCACTTCCTCAGTGTCTACGCGGTCGCCGTCGACCCGGACAGCGCGGGGCTGACGATGAGCGAGCTCGCGGTCATCCTCACGCCGCAGGCGCTGATCACGGTCCGCAAGGACGCCGCGTTCGCCCTCGACGACCTGGTCGCCCGCTGGGACCGCACCCCGGCCCATGCCGCGCACGGTGTCGCTTTTCTGCTCCACGGCCTGCTGGACCATGTCGTCGACGGGCACTTCGCCGCGGTACGCCGGCTCGACGAACGTATCGAGGAACTGGACGCTCTGCTCTTCGCCGAAGGCGGCCGGCAGATGCAGACCGTACAGCGCCAGTCCTACGCCCTGCGGAAATCACTGGTCCGGCTCCGCCGTGTGGTCCTGCCCATGCGGGAGGTCGTCAACGCCCTCATGCGCCCCGACCTCGACGTCGTCGACGGGCCGTTGCTGCCGTACTACCGGGATGTGTACGACCACGTGCTGCGTGCCGGCGAGTGGACGGAGTCGCTGCGCGACCTCGTGGCCTCGGTGATGGAGACCAACCTGTCGGTGCAGGCGAACCGGATGAACCTGATCATGAAGAAGGTGACGAGCTGGGCCGCGATCATCGCCGTGCCCACGGCGATCACCGGCTTCTACGGGCAGAACCTTCCCTACCCCGGCTTCGCTCACCAGTCGGGTTTCATCGTTTCCAGCGCCGTCATCGTCGTCGCCTCCCTGACGCTGTACTTCGCCTTCAAGCACGGGGACTGGCTCTGA